The following coding sequences are from one Nicotiana tomentosiformis chromosome 3, ASM39032v3, whole genome shotgun sequence window:
- the LOC138907186 gene encoding uncharacterized protein: MTAASKPSKQQDKDGNKQPPKKPTGRAAGGPNPQKKRKRTEKEMELLPRQLSDDSEQEEEETLVRRTVKKGITPSKGIEIREPVTYQRKASRMSAPTDKGKEKITTESESDSDSDNDHLQINMSDEDEGEPIDRVDWEKYFVNEKAFRAYKKILVSKKYIPEKPINIGPLKTKYSEFLQSIREVQKWGPILKGHGKANLTIVRELYANWRHARGNIVRVRGIDINVSAEALNNFLRVPHTLTDRFDAICKTPDYAHIKSVLCPTRKDAEWKHGSMEYHSIAKEFMSALARVALNFICNRLLPCQHKTDVPRYRALVLYALLEGIPLNFGAIMHDQMQRTRMNYKWRLFFANTLTAFLTERGVLWDKENDDIEAKAPGPYDVTHVLEPNKGRSSKLTVQQLFEHMQADMQENRAELIATRVELSATRDELRQTRADLSRVQTEQATMMKEISLLLRALVQCAGTDISQLIASSTAGPSTPVPPIVTEAPLNRPIEVAVTPDTESAPVVDDRNAMDADAPPP, translated from the coding sequence atgacagcagcgagtaaaccatccaagcaacaagacaaagatggtaacaaacaaccgcccaaaaagcctaccggaagggcagcgggcggtccaaatccacagaaaaagaggaagcggacggagaaggaaatggaactgctgcctaggcagttaagtgatgattcagagcaagaggaggaggaaacattggtccggaggacagtgaagaagggtattacaccaagcaaaggaatagagatacgagagcctgtgacataccaaagaaaagcttcgagaatgagtgctccaactgataaagggaaggagaagattactacagaatctgaatccgattccgattcggacaatgaccacctacagatcaacatgagtgatgaagacgaaggtgaacccatagaccgagttgattgggagaaatactttgttaatgagaaggcattccgagcctataagaagatattggtttcaaagaagtacattccggaaaagccgataaacatcggaccacttaagacaaagtactcagagtttctccagtcaattcgagaggtgcaaaaatggggacccattctgaaaggtcatggcaaagccaacctcaccattgttagagagctctacgccaattggcgtcacgcacggggaaacattgtgcgagtaagagggatagatattaatgtgtcagctgaagctctgaataacttcttaagggtgccacacacactcactgacaggtttgacgccatatgcaaaacaccagattatgcacacattaagtctgtcctatgccctaccaggaaggatgcagaatggaagcatgggagtatggagtaccactctatagcaaaggaattcatgagtgcgttagcacgtgtggctctaaatttcatttgtaaccgactgctgccatgccaacataaaactgatgtccctcgttaccgcgcactcgtattatatgctttattagaggggataccactcaacttcggagccatcatgcatgatcaaatgcagcgaaccaggatgaattacaagtggaggctgttctttgctaataccctaacggcttttttaacagagaggggagtactatgggacaaggagaatgatgacattgaggctaaagctccaggaccatatgatgtcactcatgttctagagccgaacaagggaaggtcttctaagctcaccgtccaacaattatttgagcatatgcaagcagatatgcaagagaacagggctgagctgatagcgactcgtgtcgagttgagtgccaccagggatgagttgagacagactcgtgcggatctaagccgagttcagaccgagcaggccacgatgatgaaggagatatcattactcctcagagctctggttcaatgtgcaggtacagacatctcccagctgattgcatcatccactgccggaccatccactcctgttcctcccatagtcaccgaggctccactcaacaggcctattgaggtcgctgtaacacctgatacagaatcagcaccagttgttgatgataggaatgctatggatgcagatgctcctccaccttga